The following coding sequences lie in one Euhalothece natronophila Z-M001 genomic window:
- the tatC gene encoding twin-arginine translocase subunit TatC — translation MSPVETSTERDRADSDYLNEIPDEKEMSIFDHLEELRWRIFYSLIAVGVGIIGCFIFVRPIVEILQVPAQGVKFLQLAPGEYFFVSIKVAGYSGLLIASPFIVYQILLFILPGLTRKERRLLVPVMVGSTLLFGVGLVFAYYALVPAALKFFINYGEDVVDQMWSIDLYFRFVLLLLFSTALAFQIPIIQVLLGLLGIVSSNVMIAGWRYVVLGSVVLGAILTPSTDPLTQSLLAGAVLSLYFGGIGVVKLLGR, via the coding sequence ACTTCCACAGAGCGCGATCGCGCTGACAGTGACTATCTCAACGAAATCCCCGACGAAAAGGAGATGTCAATTTTTGACCATCTCGAAGAACTCCGTTGGCGCATTTTTTATTCCCTAATCGCTGTTGGCGTAGGAATTATTGGTTGTTTTATCTTTGTGCGCCCGATTGTAGAAATTCTGCAAGTTCCAGCCCAAGGGGTAAAATTTCTGCAACTTGCCCCTGGAGAATACTTCTTTGTCTCCATTAAAGTAGCAGGATATAGTGGCTTACTAATCGCCAGTCCCTTCATTGTCTATCAAATTTTGTTATTCATCCTCCCTGGCTTAACCCGTAAGGAACGTCGCCTCTTAGTTCCTGTCATGGTAGGGTCAACCTTACTGTTTGGTGTGGGATTAGTCTTTGCTTATTATGCCCTTGTTCCCGCCGCGTTAAAGTTCTTTATCAACTATGGTGAGGATGTAGTGGATCAAATGTGGTCAATTGATTTGTATTTCCGCTTTGTTCTCTTATTGCTATTTAGCACCGCTTTAGCCTTTCAAATTCCCATTATTCAGGTATTATTAGGACTTTTAGGCATTGTTTCCTCGAACGTAATGATTGCAGGATGGCGTTATGTGGTTCTTGGTTCAGTGGTATTAGGAGCAATTTTAACCCCTTCTACTGATCCCTTAACCCAATCTCTTCTTGCAGGAGCAGTTTTAAGTTTATACTTTGGGGGAATTGGCGTAGTCAAACTCTTAGGAAGATAA